Proteins from one Gossypium raimondii isolate GPD5lz chromosome 8, ASM2569854v1, whole genome shotgun sequence genomic window:
- the LOC128043044 gene encoding uncharacterized protein LOC128043044 yields the protein MCYTLSWTVPRLRQYMLYHTTFLITKLDPLKYISEKPSLSGIVSRWKVVLSEYDIVYVSQKAIKRSIVTKFMVDRVKEEYRPISFDFPGEEIMSISKYEEEIWRMYFDGASNMMGHGIGAILISPSGQYFPATAKLMFTYMNNVAKYKACILALQIAIEKNLGF from the coding sequence ATGTGTTACACTTTATCATGGACCGTACCTCGACTTaggcaatacatgttgtatcacaCCACCTTCCTCATCACAAAGTTGGACCCTTTGAAGTACATTTCCGAGAAGCCATCATTGTCAGGAATAGTTTCTCGTTGGAAAGTGGTATTGTCTGAGTATGACATTGTCTACGTGTCCCAAAAGGCTATAAAAAGAAGCATAGTAACGAAATTTATGGTAGATCGCGTGAAAGAGGAATACAGGCCTATAAGTTTTGATTTCCCAGGCGAAGAGATCATGTCAATTTCTAAGTACGAAGAAGAAATTTGGAGGATGTATTTTGATGGAGCATCCAACATGATGGGGCATGGGATTGGGGCAATATTAATCTCCCCAAGTGGACAGTATTTTCCTGCTACAGCTAAACTTATGTTCACCTATATGAACAATGTAGCTAAATACAAGGCATGCATTTTGGCACTTCAGATCGCCATTGAGAAAAACTTAgggttttaa